One stretch of Oceanithermus profundus DSM 14977 DNA includes these proteins:
- a CDS encoding FUN14 domain-containing protein: MEDGVTLPWGSLGLGGLAGFAAGFALKQVGRIVALVVGLFFIGVQVLAYQGYLHVDWAGIQRDLAPALAPERIESMWSKAIAVLTYNLPFAAGFVPGFWMGLRAR, translated from the coding sequence ATGGAAGACGGCGTAACGCTGCCCTGGGGCTCCCTGGGGCTGGGCGGCCTGGCGGGCTTCGCCGCCGGGTTCGCCCTCAAACAAGTAGGGCGAATCGTCGCCCTGGTCGTGGGGCTCTTCTTCATCGGGGTGCAGGTGCTGGCCTACCAGGGTTACCTGCATGTGGACTGGGCTGGAATCCAGCGCGACCTGGCCCCGGCGCTCGCCCCCGAGCGCATCGAGTCGATGTGGTCGAAGGCCATAGCCGTACTCACCTACAACCTGCCCTTCGCCGCCGGGTTCGTGCCCGGGTTCTGGATGGGTCTGCGCGCTCGCTGA
- a CDS encoding single-stranded DNA-binding protein — protein MRLKVRFETPIGVPVEAELEDGEDLYAVLRERGAAGWTAVRLRYQGIVLPLACERCFDWRLLGAKVVESGGFVEAVTLGGAVYKRRDLAERRDLPRVIKYSRGAREGDPPHLVEGSNQDRYVTLVRFVGEGSCPPEFCREG, from the coding sequence GTGAGGCTGAAGGTGCGTTTCGAGACCCCCATCGGCGTCCCCGTCGAGGCCGAGCTCGAGGACGGGGAGGACCTCTACGCGGTGCTGCGCGAGCGCGGCGCCGCCGGCTGGACCGCGGTGCGGTTGCGCTACCAGGGGATCGTGCTGCCGCTCGCCTGCGAGCGCTGCTTCGACTGGCGGCTGCTCGGGGCCAAGGTGGTGGAGTCGGGCGGCTTCGTCGAGGCGGTGACCCTGGGGGGCGCGGTCTACAAGCGGCGCGACCTCGCCGAGCGGCGGGACCTGCCGCGGGTGATCAAGTATTCCCGCGGCGCCCGCGAGGGCGACCCGCCCCACCTGGTCGAGGGCTCGAACCAGGACCGCTACGTCACCCTGGTGCGCTTCGTGGGCGAGGGGTCCTGCCCGCCGGAGTTCTGCCGGGAGGGCTAG
- a CDS encoding AlbA family DNA-binding domain-containing protein gives MYRKIFGVPTSALTEEDLRSLIDREVSEGPYLDYKREADLGTKGGRKEAAKDAAAFANAYGGYLIYGVEEEGGVPKELVGMELDDPDRAASTLEHAIRDLTEPAVEVHAQPVRLEDGNYAIVVEVPRSLNAPLMADGRFYRRVGRSSERMSYMDVRRAFAEKGDVIRKMRERLRQRIDDLESGYGPVRWELWAGALLYVASVPTYDAAAVRVLGPEELHSIRWLSAFAGRYRLGHHADGLLAAEEREPHVDFALMTHEGELFHGVGPLREYTHCKQHGEEPQCIDAHAIELNVTRMLRKNLPRLGDVGFEGPYYLALVLVRAHGYRIGKPRYSGRELQRPFLLLDQLLLDDDVEAIAKASSDERDEEAWQRGTRVVAARLQPVLDRLWQAGGFTHSQLAHDLGEGG, from the coding sequence ATGTACCGCAAGATCTTCGGGGTGCCCACTTCCGCCCTCACCGAGGAGGACCTCCGCTCGCTGATCGACCGCGAGGTCTCCGAAGGGCCCTACCTCGACTACAAGCGCGAGGCTGATCTGGGGACCAAAGGGGGCCGAAAGGAGGCCGCCAAGGACGCGGCCGCCTTCGCCAATGCCTACGGGGGCTACCTGATCTACGGGGTGGAGGAAGAGGGCGGAGTCCCCAAGGAGCTCGTGGGGATGGAGCTCGACGACCCGGACCGTGCCGCGTCTACCCTCGAGCACGCCATCCGCGACCTCACCGAACCCGCGGTCGAGGTACACGCCCAGCCGGTCCGCCTCGAGGACGGCAACTACGCGATCGTCGTCGAGGTGCCCCGCAGCCTGAATGCCCCGCTCATGGCCGATGGTCGGTTCTATCGCAGGGTGGGAAGGAGTTCCGAGCGTATGAGCTACATGGACGTTCGCCGCGCCTTCGCCGAGAAGGGTGACGTGATCAGGAAGATGCGCGAGCGTTTGCGCCAGCGCATCGACGACCTCGAAAGCGGTTACGGCCCCGTTCGCTGGGAGCTTTGGGCCGGGGCGCTCCTCTACGTGGCCTCGGTTCCGACCTACGACGCCGCGGCCGTTCGCGTGCTCGGGCCTGAGGAGCTCCACTCGATACGGTGGCTAAGCGCCTTCGCTGGGCGCTATCGGCTCGGTCACCACGCCGACGGACTGCTCGCGGCCGAGGAGCGCGAACCACACGTGGACTTCGCGCTGATGACGCACGAGGGCGAGCTTTTTCACGGCGTGGGGCCCCTCCGCGAATACACCCACTGCAAGCAGCACGGGGAAGAGCCCCAATGCATCGATGCCCATGCGATAGAGCTGAACGTCACCAGGATGCTGCGCAAGAACCTGCCCCGCCTGGGGGACGTGGGGTTCGAGGGCCCCTACTACCTCGCCCTCGTCTTGGTGAGAGCGCACGGCTACAGGATCGGCAAGCCCCGGTACAGTGGGCGAGAACTACAAAGGCCATTCCTGCTCCTCGACCAACTGCTCCTCGACGATGACGTAGAGGCGATCGCCAAGGCTTCCAGCGACGAGCGCGACGAAGAGGCGTGGCAAAGGGGCACGCGGGTGGTGGCGGCCCGCCTCCAGCCCGTCCTCGATCGCCTTTGGCAGGCAGGAGGATTCACGCACAGCCAGCTCGCGCACGACCTGGGTGAAGGAGGATGA
- a CDS encoding UvrD-helicase domain-containing protein → MKVIVASAGTGKTTRLTQRYLEHLEQHPPQRVAAVTFTNKAAAELRERIFEALGRGSFYDFTPSPALAERLADYQVRVLEAPIGTIHSFFGYLLRLTAPMLGLDPHFEVIDPATARAWFLEEVRNLAIIEGAEVDETVTTALVELFKRRSISEAFEGTGDASRSLVAGFKKVYARWLTRLGGRYLDPSEIERRALALIRHPEALERVRSRLGVVLVDEYQDTAPIQARVFEALEEAGVPIEVVGDPKQSIYAFRDADVEGFREAHRRARENGNVETLTVSYRHPPALADFLNAFTSAEAALGKAFTAEEAPEVKPGREGDARVELITVTPGDGKATLDALRNGEARLLARELRRLHDEEGYDYGQMLVLFRRRHQLPPLLRALRGAGLPFAVVGLRGLYEEPEVRELYHALRLATGEAPRDSLAVFLSGPFGGLTLGQVREVLAQDAPESYLTLHHPEAAERLLRLRADAEKMRPAEALTRLIEAPTAKGPPFLDLLELEMADTVLYVLGRIEHTRTYPEAVATLESFRSGGEEEASLARLGGDAVRVMSAHAAKGLQAPVVVIFDADRTFNGNSDELVIEPRTGRVALNGEDAYESIAQALKARKEGEDHRLIYVALSRSSERLIVSAAVKEPRKGSWLHHLTEVLNLGSKFEHRNVTLAEIALEEPIEQEAATLPVDPELATPLPPAPPAVSSPTALKAERELEVPDPEEAWPADPEARLLGRIVGILVHEGIQRDWDPDDPEVLLALEGEQVLEEVPADRRPAVIEEVATLLRVYRTLLGSAIPSLEEREVDLAELPLVYPLGATAWEGVIDRLYRVGDVWYLEDYKTDREVHPERYHSQLALYREAVRKHWGIEPEVRLVYLRTGQVVPLDAAALKEGLASYTGG, encoded by the coding sequence ATGAAGGTCATCGTCGCAAGCGCGGGGACGGGGAAGACGACCCGGCTCACCCAGCGCTACCTCGAACACCTCGAGCAGCATCCGCCGCAGCGCGTCGCTGCGGTAACGTTCACGAACAAGGCCGCGGCCGAGCTTCGGGAGCGCATCTTCGAGGCCCTGGGCCGGGGATCGTTCTACGACTTCACCCCCTCGCCCGCCCTGGCGGAGCGGCTAGCCGACTACCAGGTGAGGGTGCTCGAGGCCCCCATCGGCACCATTCACAGCTTCTTCGGGTACCTGCTTCGGTTGACGGCGCCGATGCTGGGCCTCGACCCTCACTTCGAGGTGATCGACCCGGCGACCGCGCGGGCGTGGTTCCTCGAGGAGGTCCGCAACCTCGCGATCATCGAGGGCGCTGAAGTGGACGAGACCGTGACCACGGCGCTGGTCGAGCTCTTCAAGCGGCGTTCGATCTCCGAAGCCTTCGAGGGAACGGGCGACGCAAGCCGGAGCCTGGTCGCGGGGTTCAAAAAGGTCTACGCCCGCTGGCTGACACGCCTGGGCGGCCGCTATCTCGACCCCAGCGAGATCGAGCGTCGGGCGCTTGCCCTGATCCGCCACCCGGAGGCCCTCGAGCGTGTACGGTCCCGGCTCGGAGTGGTGCTGGTCGACGAGTACCAGGACACCGCGCCGATCCAGGCTCGGGTCTTCGAAGCCCTCGAGGAGGCCGGGGTGCCCATCGAGGTCGTGGGCGACCCCAAGCAGTCGATCTACGCTTTCCGCGACGCCGACGTGGAGGGTTTCCGCGAAGCCCATCGCCGCGCGCGCGAGAACGGGAACGTCGAGACCTTGACGGTGAGCTACCGTCATCCCCCTGCGCTCGCGGACTTCCTCAACGCCTTTACGTCCGCGGAGGCGGCCCTCGGAAAGGCGTTCACCGCCGAGGAGGCCCCCGAGGTCAAGCCGGGCCGCGAGGGCGACGCCCGCGTGGAGCTGATCACCGTGACTCCCGGAGATGGCAAAGCCACGCTGGATGCGTTGCGGAACGGGGAAGCTCGCTTGCTGGCCCGCGAGCTACGCCGACTGCACGACGAGGAGGGCTACGACTACGGGCAGATGCTCGTCCTGTTCCGGCGACGCCATCAGCTTCCGCCGCTCTTGCGGGCCTTGCGGGGAGCGGGTCTGCCCTTCGCGGTCGTTGGGCTGCGGGGGCTTTACGAGGAGCCCGAGGTTCGCGAGCTCTACCATGCCCTGCGTCTGGCCACGGGCGAAGCGCCGCGCGACAGCCTAGCCGTCTTCCTCAGCGGCCCCTTTGGCGGGCTCACGCTCGGGCAAGTGCGCGAGGTGCTGGCCCAGGACGCTCCGGAGTCCTACCTGACCCTGCACCACCCCGAGGCCGCCGAGCGCCTGCTGCGACTCCGGGCCGACGCCGAGAAGATGCGCCCCGCCGAGGCCCTGACGCGACTGATCGAGGCTCCGACGGCCAAGGGTCCTCCCTTCCTCGACCTGCTCGAGCTCGAGATGGCGGACACCGTCCTCTACGTCCTGGGTCGGATTGAGCACACCCGCACGTACCCCGAGGCGGTGGCCACCCTCGAGAGCTTCCGCAGCGGCGGCGAGGAAGAAGCCAGCCTCGCCCGGTTGGGCGGGGACGCCGTGCGGGTAATGTCGGCGCACGCCGCCAAGGGGCTACAAGCTCCCGTAGTGGTGATCTTCGACGCCGACCGCACCTTCAACGGCAACTCCGACGAGCTCGTCATCGAACCACGCACCGGCCGCGTGGCCCTCAACGGCGAGGACGCATACGAATCCATCGCACAGGCGCTGAAGGCTCGCAAAGAGGGCGAGGACCACCGGCTGATCTACGTGGCCCTTTCGCGAAGCTCCGAGCGCCTCATCGTGAGCGCCGCGGTGAAGGAGCCCAGAAAGGGTTCGTGGCTGCACCACCTCACCGAGGTTCTGAACCTCGGGTCGAAGTTCGAACACCGCAACGTAACCCTCGCAGAAATCGCCCTCGAAGAACCCATCGAGCAAGAGGCCGCTACCCTCCCCGTGGATCCAGAGCTCGCCACGCCCCTGCCCCCGGCCCCGCCGGCGGTGAGCTCGCCCACCGCGCTGAAGGCCGAGCGCGAGCTCGAGGTCCCCGATCCCGAGGAGGCATGGCCCGCCGACCCCGAGGCGCGGCTGCTCGGGCGGATCGTAGGCATCCTCGTTCACGAGGGCATTCAGCGCGATTGGGACCCCGACGATCCCGAGGTGCTGCTGGCCCTTGAGGGGGAGCAGGTCCTCGAGGAGGTTCCGGCGGATCGCCGGCCGGCCGTGATCGAAGAGGTGGCCACGCTCCTGCGGGTCTACCGGACCCTGCTGGGCAGCGCCATCCCGAGCCTCGAGGAGCGGGAAGTGGACCTGGCCGAGCTTCCCCTCGTCTACCCGCTCGGGGCTACGGCCTGGGAGGGGGTCATCGACCGCCTGTACCGCGTAGGCGACGTCTGGTACCTCGAAGACTACAAGACCGACCGCGAGGTGCACCCTGAGCGCTACCACTCCCAGCTCGCGCTCTATCGCGAGGCCGTACGCAAACACTGGGGCATCGAGCCCGAAGTGCGCCTCGTCTACCTGCGCACCGGCCAGGTCGTTCCCCTCGATGCTGCTGCGCTGAAAGAGGGCCTGGCCAGCTACACCGGAGGTTGA
- a CDS encoding antitoxin Xre-like helix-turn-helix domain-containing protein encodes MPLAHTGVFGPAPILPLRNRKKDYDARAIAEVLGIPLSTLAPILGVDSSTLSRNSATPKIRKRAAELERILRMLEELYGDLDYAVAWLKTPSTRWSEEGSLSAIELMAKEPWGMKLVYQTVANLYRGEPET; translated from the coding sequence ATGCCTTTGGCCCACACCGGGGTTTTTGGCCCCGCCCCCATCCTTCCTTTACGGAACCGGAAGAAGGACTACGACGCGCGGGCGATCGCAGAAGTGCTTGGCATCCCCCTCTCCACACTAGCCCCGATCCTCGGCGTGGATTCCTCGACCCTGAGCCGGAACTCGGCCACGCCGAAGATCCGCAAGCGCGCGGCTGAACTCGAGCGCATCCTCAGGATGCTCGAGGAGCTCTACGGGGACCTCGACTACGCCGTCGCCTGGCTGAAAACCCCGAGCACCCGCTGGAGCGAGGAGGGGAGCCTCTCCGCCATCGAGCTCATGGCGAAAGAGCCATGGGGAATGAAGCTGGTGTACCAGACCGTAGCGAACCTTTACAGGGGGGAGCCCGAGACGTGA
- a CDS encoding RES family NAD+ phosphorylase: MNEGRDFDGALAKAGAFVRPLEDHVGYRAMRPPYHCPGSVLLNGKGAEQSVGRFDGCTKLPTLYLSASPTAVVLETRYGLDDLGHGGQFVMHGGLRPRHERAPLCIVPVRVRLERVLHLEELLSKAPGLLPITPEEVSDRYHDMKAIRGDYVPIHELALAARSAGIQGVLYPSRHEPGSQNLAVFVENVHHGSLRALYGLDIPCRPGWWRWSVIALHTTLAWVTGKRNPLLPARKKEEPCPEVEKKPRSSRGRT; the protein is encoded by the coding sequence GTGAACGAGGGCCGCGATTTCGACGGCGCCCTGGCGAAAGCCGGGGCGTTCGTTCGTCCACTCGAGGACCACGTCGGCTACCGGGCCATGCGGCCGCCCTATCACTGCCCCGGTTCCGTGCTGCTGAACGGAAAAGGGGCCGAACAGAGCGTGGGTCGCTTCGATGGCTGCACGAAACTTCCTACGCTCTACCTCTCGGCTTCGCCCACCGCGGTGGTGCTGGAAACGCGGTACGGCCTCGACGATCTTGGTCATGGTGGGCAGTTTGTGATGCATGGAGGTTTGCGCCCGCGCCACGAGCGTGCGCCGCTTTGCATCGTCCCGGTGCGGGTTCGCCTCGAGCGGGTGCTTCACCTTGAAGAGCTGCTTTCGAAAGCCCCGGGCCTGCTCCCCATCACCCCGGAAGAGGTGAGCGACCGCTATCACGACATGAAGGCCATTCGTGGCGACTACGTTCCCATCCACGAGCTCGCCCTCGCTGCCCGGAGCGCAGGAATCCAGGGTGTGCTTTACCCCTCGCGGCACGAGCCGGGCAGCCAGAACCTAGCGGTCTTCGTGGAGAACGTGCACCACGGATCGCTTCGCGCGTTGTACGGACTAGACATCCCGTGCCGGCCCGGGTGGTGGCGCTGGTCCGTGATCGCACTCCACACGACACTGGCGTGGGTAACGGGAAAGAGAAACCCCCTGCTGCCTGCACGCAAGAAGGAGGAGCCGTGTCCAGAAGTCGAGAAGAAGCCGCGCTCCTCGCGCGGTCGCACCTGA
- the dnaN gene encoding DNA polymerase III subunit beta → MEATLRRPQETAPEPQTADAADAADAVTITVETKALKGALDRLARVLPARSSEPAYLSVALTPAEGALVLAGTNGAQDLELVLPAEAPPGPTRLVPAAPLTQVVRSLGAGTVTLTLEGETLTLEAGRFATRLHLSAGDLELPLDFGGDPLASLPAAELAALLEPVAYATSNENYRAVFTGVQLEVHPERLRGVASDGFRLALVDRPLPEGAAVHRTFPVPEDGDGAAPEPLALVVPKASVVELLRVLRGVEGVVQLHHRPGRLALHAEGVRYATALLDGTYPEYARVIPAEAPFVAEFDVRPFREALRRTTVMSDATNHRVDLTFEEGRVRLVSEGDYGRGEEVLEGIDYQGEPLTTALNASYLEDALGPVARRARLDLTGPTTPLAVRDAEALDGYLAVVVPLRV, encoded by the coding sequence ATGGAAGCCACGCTGAGACGCCCGCAGGAAACCGCCCCCGAACCCCAGACTGCCGACGCCGCCGACGCCGCCGACGCCGTCACGATCACCGTGGAGACGAAGGCCCTCAAGGGGGCCCTCGACCGGCTGGCGCGCGTCCTGCCCGCCCGCAGCAGCGAGCCCGCCTACCTCAGCGTCGCCCTCACCCCCGCCGAGGGGGCGCTGGTCCTCGCCGGCACGAACGGCGCCCAGGACCTGGAGCTCGTCCTCCCCGCCGAGGCCCCTCCCGGCCCCACCCGGCTAGTGCCGGCGGCGCCGCTGACCCAGGTGGTGCGCTCGCTGGGCGCCGGGACCGTGACCCTGACGCTGGAAGGGGAGACGCTCACCCTGGAGGCCGGCCGCTTCGCCACCCGCCTGCACCTCTCCGCCGGGGACCTGGAGCTCCCCCTCGACTTCGGCGGGGACCCGCTGGCGAGCCTCCCCGCGGCCGAGCTGGCCGCGCTGCTGGAGCCGGTGGCCTACGCCACCTCCAACGAGAACTACCGCGCCGTCTTCACCGGCGTCCAGCTCGAAGTCCACCCCGAGCGGCTGCGCGGGGTGGCCTCCGACGGCTTCCGCCTGGCGCTCGTCGACCGCCCCCTGCCCGAAGGGGCCGCGGTGCACCGCACCTTCCCCGTTCCCGAGGACGGCGACGGCGCCGCCCCCGAGCCGCTGGCGCTGGTCGTCCCGAAGGCCTCGGTGGTGGAGCTGCTGCGGGTCCTCCGGGGGGTGGAGGGGGTGGTCCAGCTCCACCACCGCCCCGGCCGCCTCGCCCTCCACGCCGAGGGGGTGCGCTACGCCACCGCCCTCCTCGACGGGACCTACCCCGAGTACGCCCGGGTGATCCCCGCCGAGGCCCCCTTCGTGGCCGAGTTCGACGTCCGCCCCTTCCGCGAGGCCCTCCGGCGCACCACGGTGATGAGTGACGCCACCAACCACCGCGTCGACCTCACCTTCGAGGAGGGCCGGGTGCGGCTGGTGAGCGAGGGCGACTACGGCCGCGGCGAGGAGGTCCTGGAGGGGATCGACTACCAGGGCGAGCCCCTGACCACGGCCCTCAACGCCAGCTACCTGGAGGACGCCCTCGGCCCGGTGGCGCGCCGGGCGCGCCTCGACCTCACCGGCCCGACCACGCCGCTGGCGGTGCGCGACGCCGAGGCGCTGGACGGCTACCTCGCCGTCGTGGTGCCGCTGCGCGTCTAG
- a CDS encoding tyrosine-type recombinase/integrase, which translates to MEQLGLFEDHGWLDPDERRRRIAAALQGRDVAGVLAGFDAFLRGFGHPESSRGVWGAALGDFLAWLWLWQGREGLDLRPGDVEAWAAALTTAGRHRLEGNAPRRPLAAGSLRTWLHGLRRAVDFFAWAGHPWPDEVRWPVLRKDRADQQPPVTHEEFGRLLAAADGRPEPERTLLRAILYLAGDAGLRQREMEHLRLGDYAEGRLGVRKTPYYVERRIDLSPAAREAVEAWLEARARLGALPEEEAFFVSPRRRVPLKQDAFARRLAELFEEAGVGKGRRMAARRLRSRARELAWQRLGKREAVAEFLGVDHPEGPVWTL; encoded by the coding sequence ATGGAACAGCTCGGCCTCTTCGAGGACCACGGTTGGCTCGACCCCGACGAGCGGCGCCGCCGGATCGCGGCGGCCCTCCAGGGGCGGGACGTCGCGGGGGTGCTCGCCGGCTTCGACGCCTTCCTGCGCGGCTTCGGCCACCCGGAGTCGAGCCGGGGCGTCTGGGGCGCGGCCCTGGGCGACTTCCTCGCCTGGCTGTGGCTGTGGCAGGGGCGGGAGGGCCTCGACCTGCGGCCGGGCGACGTCGAGGCCTGGGCGGCGGCGCTGACCACGGCCGGTCGCCACCGGCTGGAGGGCAACGCCCCGCGCCGGCCGCTGGCCGCGGGCAGCCTGCGCACCTGGCTGCACGGGCTGCGGCGGGCGGTGGACTTCTTCGCCTGGGCCGGCCACCCCTGGCCGGACGAGGTGCGCTGGCCGGTGCTGCGCAAGGACCGGGCCGACCAGCAGCCCCCGGTGACCCACGAGGAGTTCGGCCGCCTGCTCGCGGCCGCGGACGGCCGGCCGGAGCCGGAGCGGACGCTCCTGCGGGCCATCCTCTACCTGGCCGGCGACGCGGGGCTGCGCCAGCGGGAGATGGAGCACCTGCGCCTCGGCGACTACGCCGAGGGGCGGCTGGGGGTGCGCAAGACCCCCTACTACGTCGAGCGGCGGATCGACCTCTCCCCCGCCGCGCGCGAGGCGGTCGAGGCCTGGCTGGAGGCCCGGGCCCGACTGGGCGCGCTCCCCGAGGAGGAGGCCTTCTTCGTGAGCCCCAGGCGGCGGGTGCCGCTCAAGCAGGACGCCTTCGCCCGGCGCCTCGCCGAGCTCTTCGAGGAGGCGGGCGTGGGCAAGGGGCGGCGGATGGCGGCGCGCCGGCTGCGCTCGCGGGCCCGCGAGCTCGCCTGGCAGCGCCTCGGCAAGCGCGAGGCGGTGGCCGAGTTCCTGGGGGTGGACCACCCCGAGGGGCCGGTCTGGACCCTCTAG
- a CDS encoding AlbA family DNA-binding domain-containing protein — MEKIFGSMPPTEKDLERLVTDRVRAGHHLVYVPRPSDEDEEAPQGEEAGRDEGESQVEALVHAAAALANAHGGVVVQGIEATGDLPVRLVGFDGAPSFHVAMLLRDALEEHADPPIDNRVVTVDLDDGRYAIVVEIPPSLDAPHQVNGVYPQRSGRETVVMTAAEIDRVRAHRRTVLEGFRARARELADAAQHGRNVPVKETDGVGLYLYVASVPLAVSGREVEIGPAGDGLPAMHLLLGPPEARVGLRPTHFGALGTRPDAKDGSVEELVYLTHRGEMLLGLPDARAFEVSGKRFCLSTDELLEAVPEALTPNLASLVSMGFEPPFYVALVGAGESTDVRFSRGPSCGYPIAPGELLVEARLPLTPMRTLDLSPEDGMTQEDYFYERLAHPIRPFLDRIRQAVG; from the coding sequence ATGGAAAAGATCTTTGGCAGCATGCCCCCAACGGAAAAAGACCTCGAGCGCCTCGTCACCGACCGCGTGCGCGCGGGCCACCACCTCGTCTACGTCCCAAGGCCCTCCGATGAAGATGAAGAGGCCCCCCAGGGCGAGGAGGCGGGTCGCGACGAGGGGGAGTCTCAAGTCGAAGCGCTCGTCCATGCCGCAGCGGCGTTGGCGAACGCCCACGGCGGCGTCGTCGTGCAGGGGATCGAAGCCACCGGCGACCTTCCCGTGCGGCTCGTGGGCTTCGACGGCGCCCCCTCGTTTCATGTCGCGATGCTGCTTCGAGACGCTCTCGAGGAGCACGCCGACCCGCCCATCGACAACCGAGTGGTCACGGTCGACCTGGACGACGGCCGCTACGCGATCGTCGTCGAGATTCCGCCGAGCCTCGACGCCCCGCACCAGGTGAACGGGGTCTACCCCCAGAGGTCCGGCCGCGAGACCGTCGTCATGACGGCCGCGGAGATCGACCGGGTGCGGGCGCACCGCCGGACCGTCCTCGAGGGGTTCCGTGCCCGGGCGCGCGAGCTTGCCGACGCGGCCCAGCACGGCCGGAACGTTCCAGTGAAGGAGACCGACGGCGTGGGCCTCTACCTCTACGTGGCCTCCGTGCCGCTCGCGGTGTCGGGTCGCGAGGTCGAAATCGGACCCGCGGGCGACGGGCTCCCTGCGATGCACCTGCTCCTCGGCCCTCCCGAAGCGCGGGTGGGGTTACGACCCACCCACTTCGGTGCCCTGGGGACCCGACCCGACGCCAAGGACGGGAGCGTCGAGGAGCTCGTCTACCTGACCCACCGGGGCGAGATGCTCCTCGGATTGCCCGACGCCCGAGCCTTCGAGGTCTCGGGGAAGCGCTTTTGTTTGAGCACCGACGAGCTCCTCGAGGCCGTCCCCGAAGCGCTGACCCCCAACCTGGCGTCCCTCGTGTCCATGGGTTTCGAGCCGCCGTTCTACGTCGCCCTGGTCGGGGCGGGGGAGTCCACCGACGTGCGGTTCTCTCGGGGCCCATCGTGCGGCTACCCCATCGCGCCTGGTGAGCTCCTCGTCGAGGCCCGGCTCCCCCTCACGCCCATGCGGACCCTGGACCTTTCCCCCGAGGACGGGATGACCCAGGAGGACTACTTCTACGAGAGGCTCGCCCACCCCATCCGCCCCTTCCTCGACCGCATCCGCCAGGCGGTGGGTTAG